From the genome of Natrinema marinum:
GTGATGTTGTAGAGCAGTCCGAGCTCGGTGCCGTCAGACCCCATGACGGACTTCCCCGAGAGGTTTTCAGCGAGTATATCGCTCATGTATGCCCGTACTTACTAATCGGTATTAAAGACCACGGGGACCGGCCGAAACCCGACGGAATCCGTCCCTCGCCGCCGAGTCGCCGATCGAACCGAATACCGCGATCCGCACACGAGCGGGAGAACCGAACGGATGCACCGCGGCCGCCAGCGGCGGCGATAGGCGGTGCTCGACTTGCGGCCGGCTGCGACCGAGTCACTCGAGGACGGTCTCCCTCACCGGCGCAGCCATCTCGGTCACCAGCGACCCCCACCGCCGTGCCGGGGTGTCGATGTCTCGAGCAGACCGACTCTCGCCTCGGCTGACGACGCGATCGACCGGCGATGGTCGGCTCTCGCACTCGAGTTCGTCTGCGATCTCGATCGACGAATCTGCCATGATATTGTATAATATTCCCGCTATAGAGCAATATAAATACTGCTCTTACTGTGGTCGCCACCATATCTGTGAGGGCGATCGCATCGTTCTCGAGGGTAAAAGGACGGAATCACAGTCGATTACATCACCGGGGCTGCGTCGATATACACCGATTCTGTCACAGATTGAGGAAACATTCTCTGCTATCTGCGAGGAGGCCATGATGAAAGCGGCTTCGCTACGGGAGGAGACAAGAGAGCAGCGTCGTACCGTGAGAAATTAGCCTTCGACCGGCGTCGTCTCGGCCTGTTCGTATTTGGTTTCGAACTCCTGGATGAGTTGGCCCATCTTCGCGTACCAGTCGTTTAGCATCCGCTGCATGTCCTTTGCGATCTGGGACGGGTCGGTCGGGTAGTAAACGTGGTAGTAGCCGCCCTGATCGTAGTTGATCTGGTCTTTCTGAATGAAGCCGGTCTGCAGGAGCCGCTGGACGGATCGGTACGCGGTCGAGCGCTCTCGATCGACGGTTTCGGCGATCTCGTCGACGGTTACCGGTTCTTCTGCGTCGACGAGGGCTCGAAAACACTCCTCGTCGAGCTGTTTGAGACCGTGGAAGCAGTTGAGGAGGCTTTCGCACTGCATGTCTTGCTGGAGTTGTTCGGACATCGAATCCGGCATTGGAATCAACGTTAGATAGGGGCTGAGACGGTAAAAGACTTGTGTAGATATTGCACAATTCTACTCGCCATTTCCCGATCCCGGCGATACGAAGATTCCATTCACGGGCAGAAACGGAAGACGAGACTCGACGGGCTCCTCGAGGATTACGTCGTAGTCAACCGGCAGAGTGGCCCAGTCCCGTCGGACCGAAGTTGACAGAAGGCAGCGAGAACGATGGCACCACTGACGAGTACCGTTGCACCGATGATGAGTGCGATACTCACCGTACTGAGCGCGTCCATCCCGTACGCGTTTCCGAGTTCCTTCGTCGCGACCGCGACGCTCCCCGCGAGAAGCATCGTCGCGAAGTAGCCCTTGATATCGTCCTCGTCGACGATCTGTGTCGCGCCGGCACCGATCCGGGCACCGAGTGCGCTCCCGAAGAGGAGCGACCCGACGACGGGCAGTGCGACCGCGCCGGACCGCGCGTAGACGAACGCGCCGAACGCTCCGGAGATAGTGATCTGGAGGATGTCCGTACCGACGGCGATGGCGGCGGGAACGCCGAGGCCGTACATCATCGCGGGCATCAACAGGAACCCGCCACCGACGCCGAGGAATCCGGATAGGACGCCGACGACGAACCCGATGGCGAAGATGACGGTCGCGGACACGCGGACGTCACCGCGCAGCGTGACCATTGGGGGGATCCGAAGCGATTGGACCCGTTCTGCGAGGTCCATGCCGTTCGCGTCGGCGGTGTCGCCGCTCGTCCACGCGTCACGCAGGGTAAACAGGCCGACGACGCCGAGGAGGCCGACGTAGGCGACGCTGATAATGAGGTCGGCCCGTCCGGTCGCGTCGAGGAAGAAGACGACACGCTTCCCGCCCTCGATACCGACGGTCATGGCCGCCGTCATGATCGCCGCGAGTTTGTAGTCCACCTGTCCGTGTTCGCGGTGGCGGAGTGCTCCGATAACGCTCGTTCCGAACACGAACGCTAACCCGCTCCCGACGGCGACTCTGGACGGGTACCCAATGACGAGCAGTGCGGGTGTGACGAGGAACGAGCCGCCCATTCCGAAGAATCCAAACAGGATGCCGATGAGCAGACCGAACCCGACGAACAGCACGACCAGTACGAGGCTGAGTCCGAGTACCTCCATCTTACTCGTGTTTGATTCTGTCGACCATTCGGTGCCCGACCGACTGCTCGAGCGCGCCGTACCCGACGTACAGTGCGATAGCTTCGACGAACACCGTTCCGACGAGCCCGACCGCGTCAGCGATAGCGGCAATATTTTCTGCCCCGATCATCGGATCTCACTACCGGGTGTGTATAATCGTGGGTGCATGATGATGTCCTCTTCGGCAGGCCGTAATCCGGAGACGGTATTAATGGTTTTGGATCCACCATACAATATTGGTGCGGCGGATTACACGGCTATCCCACCCAAATATCTGCATACGTTATAGAGATACGGACCTTCGTCGTCCGCCCTCGAGATCGCTTCGGTCGCGCGTCGAATCCGACCGCGCGCGAAACGTCGGCCGAACGCTGCGTGGAGAGCCAGTCGAACGGAACTGATCAGAACGGTAGGTTGTCACTCGGGTCCGTCGTCCGTCGGGCTCGGAACTCGCTTCGCTCGAGGACTTCGCCGGCCGCTCGCGACGAGGCTCGCGGGGACGTATCGGGAGACGCGTTCGCTCCGGCACCTGAACGACCGAATGTAACCCAGGCCGTGTGCTGGCTCGCGAACCCGGCGGTGTCGAACGGACCGATAAGCGTCGGATCTATCGGTAAGAAGAAAAAGCGCGTCAGTCCGCGCCCGCCGTCACGGAATCGGGGTTCGATACGCGGCTCCGCCACCGGCCTTGCAGGTACGCGCCGAGGAACATGCCGCTGATGGCCCAGAGGATGGCGACGTTACCGACGCCGAGGCTGGCGTAGGCCGCGCCGGGGCAGATCCCGGAGAGGCCCCAGCCGACGCCGAAGATCGCGCCGCCGATCAGGACGTTCCGATCGAACGGTTTGAGCCGGCGTTCGTACCGATCGCCGGTCAGTGGCGCGCTATCGCGGACGCGGGGCATGACGGCGAAGGCGATCCCGGAGACGATCGCCGCGCCGAACATGACGAACAGCAGCCCGAAATCCTCGAACTGCAGGAAGTGCAGCACCACTTCCGGGCGCGCCATCTGACTGAATCCGAGGCCGAAGCCGAAGATCAGGCCGCCGACGAGGATCAGCGGCATGAACAGCGGATGACGATCCTCGCTCACGGGTCCTCACCTCCCCGGTCGCCGCCTCGAGACGGAGGCGTCTCGCTCATGGTGACACCCCCAGTGCGGCGACGAGTTGTGCGGTGACGATCGCGACGGTCAGGAACGTCAGCACGCCGACGAGCGACGTTTTCGAGGCCGAGCCGACGCCGCAGACGCCGTGGCCGGACGTACAGCCCTTCCCGATACGGGTGCCGATGCCGACGAAGACGCCGCCGACCAGCAGCCGCCAGGCCTGCACGTCGGTCGTCCACAGCGTCACGCCGCCGATCTCGTACAGTTCGCCGGTCGTCCCCGGTTCGTAC
Proteins encoded in this window:
- a CDS encoding helix-turn-helix domain-containing protein, which translates into the protein MPDSMSEQLQQDMQCESLLNCFHGLKQLDEECFRALVDAEEPVTVDEIAETVDRERSTAYRSVQRLLQTGFIQKDQINYDQGGYYHVYYPTDPSQIAKDMQRMLNDWYAKMGQLIQEFETKYEQAETTPVEG
- a CDS encoding sulfite exporter TauE/SafE family protein, translated to MEVLGLSLVLVVLFVGFGLLIGILFGFFGMGGSFLVTPALLVIGYPSRVAVGSGLAFVFGTSVIGALRHREHGQVDYKLAAIMTAAMTVGIEGGKRVVFFLDATGRADLIISVAYVGLLGVVGLFTLRDAWTSGDTADANGMDLAERVQSLRIPPMVTLRGDVRVSATVIFAIGFVVGVLSGFLGVGGGFLLMPAMMYGLGVPAAIAVGTDILQITISGAFGAFVYARSGAVALPVVGSLLFGSALGARIGAGATQIVDEDDIKGYFATMLLAGSVAVATKELGNAYGMDALSTVSIALIIGATVLVSGAIVLAAFCQLRSDGTGPLCRLTTT
- a CDS encoding DUF7512 family protein; this translates as MIGAENIAAIADAVGLVGTVFVEAIALYVGYGALEQSVGHRMVDRIKHE
- a CDS encoding YeeE/YedE family protein; the encoded protein is MSEDRHPLFMPLILVGGLIFGFGLGFSQMARPEVVLHFLQFEDFGLLFVMFGAAIVSGIAFAVMPRVRDSAPLTGDRYERRLKPFDRNVLIGGAIFGVGWGLSGICPGAAYASLGVGNVAILWAISGMFLGAYLQGRWRSRVSNPDSVTAGAD